In the genome of Blastocatellia bacterium, the window CCCGGTTGGTCTCATGTGACCTCAGACCGACAGGGTGGCATTTTATTCGATCACTTCCGGCTCGGCAAGTAAAATGTCTGTGAAATCACCGCATCCTGCACGCGGCAGACTCTCGGTGACACGTGATGGCCGCCTGTTCAATCTCGTAGTCGAGTTTGTCAAACCGAATGGAGTTTTCGTTTTTCCATGGCCCGTTGCCGCAGGACGTCAATCCAGACGGCGACGACGATGACCACGCCGATGACGACCGTTTGCCAGTAGGCAGAGACATTGAGCAAGTTGAGACCGTTACGCAACACACCCATGATGAGAGCGCCGATGAGCGTCCCCCAGACGGTCCCGACCCCGCCGAAGAAGCTTGCCCCGCCGATAATGACAGCGGCAATGGCGTCAAGCTCGGCCCCGACACCCGCCAGAGGAAATCCCGAGTTCATACGTCCGGTGAGGACGATGGCGCCGACGGCAGCGAGGGCTCCGCTCAAGGCATAGACCAGCGTGAGCCGTCGGTCAACGGGAATGCCGGAAAGTCGCGCCGCCTGAGGGTTCCCGCCAATGGCATAAATGTCACGGCCAATGGTCGTCCGGCTGAGAAACAGATGGAAGAGACCGTAGACGATGAGCACGACGACCACCGGAGTGGGAATGAAGGCAATTGTTCCGGCTCCCCAGAAGCGAAAGCGCCCGGGCAATTCGGAAATGGGGAAGCCGCCCGAGATCACCAGAGCAAGCCCCCGCGCTACGTTCATCATACCGAGGGTGGGGATGAAAGGATGCGGCAGGCGGAGTTTTGTCAGCAACAATCCGTTGGTCAACCCCAGTCCGGTTCCCACGCCAATGGAGGCGATGATCACCAATTCGGGGGCGAGGCCGGATTTTAACATCATCGCCGCCAGCACGCTGGTGAGCCCGAGAATCGAGCCGATCGAGAGATCAATCCCAGCGGTGATGATGACAATGAGCTGCCCGAGTGCAAGCAATGCATTGACGGCTGATTGCCGAAAGACGTTGATCAGGTTGTCGAAGGTGAGGAAATAAGGCGACAGGACGCTCAGGGCCGCGCTCATGAGGATGAGCCCGAGCAATGGACCGAAGCGCCGCAGCAGCGCGCCGATAGCCTCGCGCGCGGCATTGCGTTGTCGCTCCTCGGCAGCGGAAAAGGATTCATCACGCGGAGATGCTGTTCGGGGATGCATCGTTTGCTCCTGTGGCGAGTTGCATGATGCGTTCTTCGGTGGCCTCTTGCCGTTGAAGTTCGCCAACGATCCGACCGCGATGCATGACGAGAATGCGGTCAGCCAGATGAAGAATTTCCTCCAGTTCCGACGAGACCAGAAGGATGGCGGCTCCCCGAGCGGCCAGTTGACGGATGAGGTCGTAAATTTCGGCCTTGGATCCCACATCAATTCCTCGCGTCGGTTCATCGAGGAGAAAGATCAAGGAATCCGCTGCGAGCCAGCGGGCGAGAACGACCTTCTGTTGATTGCCTCCGCTCAAGTAGATGACGGGCTCTTCGATATGACGAGTCTTGATTCGCAGCTCGCGCACGAATTGCTGGGCGAGTTCGCGCTCGCGGGTGGGAGGCAAAATAAGACCGAGCCAGGCCAGCCGGTCCTTGACCGCCAGTTCGATGTTGAAGCGCACGGAACCTCCGAGAACGAGCCCTTTCGTTTTTCGATCGTCGGTGACCAGGGCCAGACCGTGGCGCACGGCATCAACAGGGGTCCTGAATCTGACCGGTCGCCCGTTGAGATAAATCCTTCCGGCATCCGGGGGTGGTGCAGCAAAGAGGGCTTCGAGAAGTTCGGTTCGCCCGGCTCCGACGAGTCCAGCAATGCCCAGGATTTCCCCGCGCCGTAGGGTGAAGGAAATGTCCGAGAACTTCCCTCGTGCCGTGAGCCCTTCGACGCGAAGAACCTCGGTTGCGACCGGTCGAGTCGAAGGGGCAGGGAAGTGTTGACTGATCTCGCGGCCCACCATCCAGCGCACGAGATCATCCGGCGTCGTCTCGGCAACTCGGGCGGTCGCCACCCGACGACCATCGCGGAGAACCGTCACGCGGTCAGCAATGTCGTAAATCTCGCGCAAGCGATGAGATATATAGACGATGCTCACGCCCCGCTCCTTGAGCTGGCGGATCGTCCCAAAAAGTTTCTGTGTTTCATGCTCCGACAGTGGAGAGGTCGGTTCGTCCATGATGATGAGGTCCGCCTCAAAGGCGAGAGCGCGGGCGATCTCGACCAACTGTTGCTCGGCGATGCGAAGTTCGCCTACCGGTCGTCGGGGATCGAGATCATGGCCCAGCGCTCGAAGTAGCTCGCGGGCTCGTTCGTGCATCTGCGACCAGCGAACCCAGCGGAAAAGCCCTCGCCTGGCCGGATGGCGACCGAGAAAGATGTTCTCGCTAACGCTGAGCGAGGGAACGAGCATGAGTTCTTGGTGAACGATGGCCAGGCCGAGAGCATGCGCCTGCCGCGGACTCTTCAACAGCACCTCTCGCCCCTTCCAGAAGATGCGTCCGCTGTCGGGTTCGAGCGCACCGGTGGCGATCTTCATTAAGGTGGACTTGCCCGCGCCATTTTCGCCAATGAGGGCGTGAACTTCGCCGGCAGCCACCTCGAAGCTGACGTCGTCCAGAACGGGGACGCCCGCGAACGCTTTTGTGATGCCTTCGAGTCGAAGAAGGGGCTCCATCACTCTCGCCGCAGCACAAGGAGATAGTCATAGATTGCTTCGCCGCTGGTCCCCACACCACCAACAAGAGCCGGAAGAGGCGGCCCGAGGAGTGACTCATCGAGGGCCACACTGTACATCCACTCTGGTTCAGATCCACCCCAGGGCCAGATCTTGGCCAGCAGACGGGAGCCCTTGTCTACGGCCAGCTTGACATGATACCAGCGACCCAGCTCGTAACCTTTGCGGGCGGCATCGTAATAGGGAAGGTTTCCGCCACCCAGACGGGTCCGCCCTCCAGGCGTGAGCCGATAAAATGCGACTTCCGTGAGGTGACGCCGGGAACGATCCGTCGCCGACTCGATCCGACGCGTTCCGACGAATCCAAACACAAAGGCTCTTTGCTGTCCTCCGCTCTGATAGACGAGACCCACACCGAAGGGGACCGCCGCTTCGGGATAGAGGAGATCGAGGCGCAGCAGCGTCTCGACCTCGATCTCATCGGGATAGACCTGATCGGCTGTGATCGCCAGATTCGCCCTCCCGCCCGGCCGTCGCACTCGAAGGAATCCATTGGCCTGTTCCCACGTCTGACCCAGCAGGTGCCAGGAAGGCTTCGGCAGCGGATCAAGAAAATCGTCGAAAAAGAGTTTCTTTGATGTGACGATAACAACAACATCATCGCTCGCTTGGTGATCTCCATCATTGACGGTGAGACGGATGCGATGAATTCCCTCTTCCGTGAGACTGTGCCGGATCCACGGTCCGCTCCATCCGACGACTATTGGGTCCCATCGGTACAAGAGGTGGCCGCGTCCCCCGAGATCCCCCGTGCGCGAGGCTGTTCCGTCAAGGGTGAAAACCTCACCGGGACGAACCGCGATGAGTCGCGTTCCCGCCGATGCTACTGGAGCCGTTCGATGTGGTCGTGTGCCC includes:
- a CDS encoding ABC transporter permease codes for the protein MHPRTASPRDESFSAAEERQRNAAREAIGALLRRFGPLLGLILMSAALSVLSPYFLTFDNLINVFRQSAVNALLALGQLIVIITAGIDLSIGSILGLTSVLAAMMLKSGLAPELVIIASIGVGTGLGLTNGLLLTKLRLPHPFIPTLGMMNVARGLALVISGGFPISELPGRFRFWGAGTIAFIPTPVVVVLIVYGLFHLFLSRTTIGRDIYAIGGNPQAARLSGIPVDRRLTLVYALSGALAAVGAIVLTGRMNSGFPLAGVGAELDAIAAVIIGGASFFGGVGTVWGTLIGALIMGVLRNGLNLLNVSAYWQTVVIGVVIVVAVWIDVLRQRAMEKRKLHSV
- a CDS encoding sugar ABC transporter ATP-binding protein, which gives rise to MEPLLRLEGITKAFAGVPVLDDVSFEVAAGEVHALIGENGAGKSTLMKIATGALEPDSGRIFWKGREVLLKSPRQAHALGLAIVHQELMLVPSLSVSENIFLGRHPARRGLFRWVRWSQMHERARELLRALGHDLDPRRPVGELRIAEQQLVEIARALAFEADLIIMDEPTSPLSEHETQKLFGTIRQLKERGVSIVYISHRLREIYDIADRVTVLRDGRRVATARVAETTPDDLVRWMVGREISQHFPAPSTRPVATEVLRVEGLTARGKFSDISFTLRRGEILGIAGLVGAGRTELLEALFAAPPPDAGRIYLNGRPVRFRTPVDAVRHGLALVTDDRKTKGLVLGGSVRFNIELAVKDRLAWLGLILPPTRERELAQQFVRELRIKTRHIEEPVIYLSGGNQQKVVLARWLAADSLIFLLDEPTRGIDVGSKAEIYDLIRQLAARGAAILLVSSELEEILHLADRILVMHRGRIVGELQRQEATEERIMQLATGANDASPNSISA